A segment of the Methanomassiliicoccaceae archaeon DOK genome:
CGGGGTCCAGGAGCATCCAGTAGCCAGATATATTTACGAGACAACTGGTTATCCCACTCATGGCATTGGCAAAGCACGGTTCTGCCGAGGAGACATGCGACGTCGCGGGCTGCGACAAGCCCGCGGAGAGGTCCTTCAACATCAAACAGGTCGCCAAGACATCCCTGTCCCTGAAGTCCAACGACCTCCGCCAGGTCCACCTGTGCAAGGACCACTACAAGGAGTTCAAGAAGCAGACCAAGACCGACAGGGAGCTCGACTCCTACTACTGATGGAGATCCTGTTTCTGGGGACGAGCGCCGCGGTGCCGTCCAAGGAGCACTCCACCTCATGCATAGCCGTGAGGAGCGGATCTGACATCCTCCTCCTCGACTGCGGGGAGGGATCGCAGCGTCAGCTGATGCTCTCGCCCTTCTCTTTCATGAAGATCAGGGCAGTCCTCATCACACATCTGCACGGCGACCACGTTTTCGGTCTGCCGGGTCTGATCCAGACGATGAGCCTCTCCAACCGCACCGAGCCTCTGCTGGTGTGCGGGCCTCCCGGCACCTCCCATGCGCTCGACGCGATGATGTCGGTGACGGAGGGGGAGGCGACTTACGATGTCGAGGTCGTCGAGGTGTCCGGCGGGGAGGTCCTGGATGTGAAGGGGATGGCCGTGAGGCCGTACGCCACCGACCACGGCATAGCGTCGGTGGGATACGTTGTCCAGGACCGCGAGAGGCCGGGGAAGCTGGATGCCGACAAGGCGCGCTCGATGGGCGTGACCTCGGGGCGCGACATGGCTCGTCTCAAGAACGGCGAGACGGTGAACGGGGTCCGTCCGGAGGACGTCATCGGCCCCGTGATCCCGGGGTACAGGGTCGCGTACAGCGGGGACACCCGTCCCTGCGGGTCCGAATCCGATGCGGTCGCTGGTGCTGACGTCATCGTCCACGAGGCGACCTACATGGACTCGGAGGCGTCGCAGGCCGCGGACCACTTCCACACCACGGCTCTCCAGGCCGGGGAGGTGGCCAGGGACGCCGGCGCCAGATATCTCATACTGACGCACATAAGCAACCGTTACGACGACCGTTCCGCCGTGGAGGCCGAGGCCAGGTCCGTGTTCCCGGAATCATACGTGGCGGAGGACATGGCCATGTACACCCTGTCGTCATCGGGCCTCCGCTTCGACGGGGTCTTCGACAGGAGCGCCTGAGTCCCCCTTCCCTCAGATAAGCTTCAGGATGTCGGCGCTGGTTATCATGCCGACGATCTTCCCCTTCTTCGAGACCAGGACCGCGCCGCTGCTGCTCATGAGCGACGTGACGGAGGACATCGGCGTGCTGTCCGCCACGACTGGGTACGACTCGTCCATGACCTTCGCGATCACCGTCTGTGCGAGCTGATCCATGGTGGACCCCTGCCTCAGGAGCTCGAAGATCCCCCTCTCCGAGATGCTCCCGACCGGGATGTCGCCCTTCAGTACCGGGAGCTGGGAGTACCCGGTTGCCCTCATGAGGTCGGAGGCCTGGTGCACCTTGTCGGTGCTCTGGACGGTGACGACCTTGTCGGATGCCACGTCCGCGGCGGTCAGGTCCCTCTTCTCGCTCTTCCTCATGCCCTCGAGGGTCTCGAAGAGCTTCACGACGGTCTCGTAGCTGGCGGACATCCTCCCGCGCTCTATCTTCGCGATGGTGCTCTGGCTGACACCGGAGGCGGCGGCGAGCTCGGTCTGGGTGACGTCCAGGGACTTGCGTATGCGCTTTATGTCCGACACCGGCGGGAACGATCCGTTCATATCGGAGGATACGGGATATTCGTACATTAATATTCTTTTACGAATAATATCGACAGCGTTGTTTATTAATAACGAAATAATGAGGCCCTAAAGAGGTGTAAGCCAGATGAGTAAGAACATCTACGTAGAGGGTCTCAACGAGATCCCCGTCCCCATGAAAAAGGTAGAGATCGTCGAGAGGAAAGGAATCGGACACCCCGACAGTGTCGCCGATGCCCTCGCGGAGGAGGTCAGCAAGGCCCTCTGCAAGATGTACAAGAAGGAGTTCGGCCACGTCCTCCACCACAACACCGACGAGACGCAGATCGCAGCCGGTCAGGCGGCCCCTGCCTTCGGAGGCGGACACATCATCGACCCCTCCTACATCCTGCTCGTCGGACGCGCCACCACACACGTCGGAGAGGGCAAGGACCTCAAGTCCCTCCCCTGCAAGCCCGTCGCGCTGAAGGCCGCCAGGGAGTACCTGAGGAAGACCTTCCCCAACCTGGACGTCGACTCCGAGATCATCCTCGACGCCAAGCTCGGAATGGGATCCGACGACCTGACCGGTGTCTACAAGGCATCCGGGCACCTCGCCAACGACACTTCCTTCGGAGTCGGATACGCCCCCTTCTCCATCACAGACAGGCTCGTCCTCCAGACCGAGGAGTACATCAACGGCGTCATGAAGAAGGACCTGCCCGAGACCGGACAGGACGTCAAGGTCATGGCCTCCAGGGTCGGAGACGACATCACCATGACCGTCGCCTGCGCCATGATCGACAAGCGCATCGACGACGCAGACCACTACAAGTCCTCCATCGAGCAGCTGTACAACAAGGTCTACGACAACGCCCTCAAGATCATCGGCAGCGAGAAGGTCAACTTCAAGCTCGACATCAACACCGGAGACGACTACGACCGCGGAGTGTACTACCTCACATGCACCGGAATGTCCCAGGAGATGGGAGACGACGGATCCGTCGGAAGGGGCAACAGGTGCAACGGTCTGATTACCCCCTACAGGCCCATGTCCATGGAGGCCACCTCCGGAAAGAACCCCATCACCCACATCGGAAAGATCTACAACGTGATGTCCAAGCTCATCGCCGACGACGTCGCCGCCAAGGTCACCAACGAGGCCGAGATCAGGGTCAGGCTTCTGTCCCAGATCGGAAAGCCCGTCTCCGAGCCCCTCAACGCGTCCGTGCAGATCGTCCTGCCCGACGCCGAGACCAACCCCAACCTGCCCAAGTGGAAGTCCGAGGCCGAGGCCATCGCCGCCGACTGGCTGGACAACGTGGACAAGGTTTCCGACATGATCATCGAGGGCAAGGTCCGCACTTTCTGAAGCTCGTTTAAAAACCATTTACCCCAGCCAGCGTGCTGGGGGAACCACCTTGCTTGTCATTTTCCAAGGTACATCTTTAAGCATGATGAATCGCATTATCATCCAACCGGGTGAAACTATGAAGATTATCGACGAGCCGCAGTTCGGGCCGATGTTCCGCTTCAATGACGCGAACGTCTACTGGTCGCTGTACATCCTGTCCGACGGCAGGCGCATGGGACGCAAGAGGCTGGCCGAGGAGGTCGGCGTCGGAGAGGGGAGCATGCGCAGGATCATAGACACCCTGAAGGAGTGGGACTTCATTCTCATCAAGCAGACCGGCATAACCATCACCAAGGCCGGTCAGGCGTTCCTCTCCCAGCTGCCCATCAGGCCTGTCGACGTCTACATCGAGGGCTCCGTGGTGGGCAAGTACCAGCAGGCCGTCCTCGTGCTCGGCTGCGCCGA
Coding sequences within it:
- a CDS encoding methionine adenosyltransferase; this translates as MSKNIYVEGLNEIPVPMKKVEIVERKGIGHPDSVADALAEEVSKALCKMYKKEFGHVLHHNTDETQIAAGQAAPAFGGGHIIDPSYILLVGRATTHVGEGKDLKSLPCKPVALKAAREYLRKTFPNLDVDSEIILDAKLGMGSDDLTGVYKASGHLANDTSFGVGYAPFSITDRLVLQTEEYINGVMKKDLPETGQDVKVMASRVGDDITMTVACAMIDKRIDDADHYKSSIEQLYNKVYDNALKIIGSEKVNFKLDINTGDDYDRGVYYLTCTGMSQEMGDDGSVGRGNRCNGLITPYRPMSMEATSGKNPITHIGKIYNVMSKLIADDVAAKVTNEAEIRVRLLSQIGKPVSEPLNASVQIVLPDAETNPNLPKWKSEAEAIAADWLDNVDKVSDMIIEGKVRTF
- a CDS encoding CBS domain-containing protein, giving the protein MRKSLDVTQTELAAASGVSQSTIAKIERGRMSASYETVVKLFETLEGMRKSEKRDLTAADVASDKVVTVQSTDKVHQASDLMRATGYSQLPVLKGDIPVGSISERGIFELLRQGSTMDQLAQTVIAKVMDESYPVVADSTPMSSVTSLMSSSGAVLVSKKGKIVGMITSADILKLI
- the rnz gene encoding ribonuclease Z; translation: MMEILFLGTSAAVPSKEHSTSCIAVRSGSDILLLDCGEGSQRQLMLSPFSFMKIRAVLITHLHGDHVFGLPGLIQTMSLSNRTEPLLVCGPPGTSHALDAMMSVTEGEATYDVEVVEVSGGEVLDVKGMAVRPYATDHGIASVGYVVQDRERPGKLDADKARSMGVTSGRDMARLKNGETVNGVRPEDVIGPVIPGYRVAYSGDTRPCGSESDAVAGADVIVHEATYMDSEASQAADHFHTTALQAGEVARDAGARYLILTHISNRYDDRSAVEAEARSVFPESYVAEDMAMYTLSSSGLRFDGVFDRSA